ataatggtacgaatcaagggaattctgagaagcaattcaaggtcttttcaaggaaatggtctttggatctagGCAATCAGTgaacgtttgctagggttgttggcttggcaaataaggagactgcagctagggtttttgtttcttcacagcaggtgggaaataaggtaaatgtgaacctcaaggaagctagtttggaaaaggtaagtaagataccttctgatcctattttgtcgggggtttcttcatcacaagtttgggctcctatcccttgtattgatcttttaggttcctatgtcgataagaaagcgaattgtttgcatacgaatgctatttttggggaaatttggggtgatcaaattagtttgttaaagctttatcataaattgcagaaaagatgggggggatatgcattattttcaattattgtctgcgaatgcttttattattgtctttcattctccttctttcagacaTGAGGTATTAAGAAattcgcatcattggtttggaaaacatttaatttcaattgcggcttgtaaacctttttttgttccttcttggtctagttcaaaacttattcctttctggtttggtttacctaaaattccttttgaatttatggatccagatgttcttgagaaaattggaaatactattggaacttttttaacatctaaaatggactttgtggagggggaggttctagtaaaaatttgtgttcttattaaccctaacaatgtttgcccccatacttgtaatatcaagtctcatgatggtatttgacaccagtcaattgagaaattagatatggagcttcttaagtctcctttacttttggatgctctgttacttatggattttaagaaaaaccaacaggttgttggctctgtccctaaatcccttaataaagatagtttgttggcgggaccttcggttgaaggatgtggaaatgtctctttgcataaattggtagaaacgggtcacattaatcttgaaaataatccattgtgtcttAGTtatgggaaaccaaatgatcacacttcgggtttggtctcactttcgtctttactgaagacattttctaataacgggggtatagtggatggtaatccccccatgaatggagtagatcatccattgatgatagatttccctaagatgccaaataatcacacaaagggtaaggacaacaatttgtcttcatgcactcaaaatgaggttttggattcttcaaagaatgtgaatttagataaaaatgcagtggttgatatggaaactattaaacaggtacctgccataggttttcctaatgatgcttctttagttcaggaattaagaatttggtgtctaataattcccctctaaatgttgaaattaatatggctaatgaatcttccttagggaatagtaatccgttagaggttgtccctgttattattctagatgagaatctggttcagcaagtaaatgatatttttaacaatcatgcacatcaaatggatgagggtattactgatagagttgtttgttcaattgagaatgatttggggggtataaactcgaccctttcAATTTCTgtatctgctaatccttttgcagttttggctacaacagagttgggttttgaagataatccatttatcctggcttctccaaagtcatgcaggAGTTTACCAATTGTCCCAACAACTCCATTTTTTTCACCATCGATGGTTTCTcttaggagaggtaggcctccaaataatcttaagactcaaatggaaattgatgctggaattgaAAAGACTTTGTCTCTTTCCCctgctggtgggcaagggaggcatttggtctctcttggtaggcttaagaaaacatgcctaactcctgtaagtgtaaaaagaaagaggagtaagagatttgtgactagtcctcttgtgacaagatcaggggctgggaaacgtaatttgcaaggttgctttggggaaaataaaaaattctccgattaatgggaagaggggagcttcgacctcccctcgaggacaatgagaattatttcttggaatgttaggggcttaaatgcccctaacaagagatgcttaattaagtcccagatggacttaattaagtgtgatatgtttatgttgcaagaaacaaagttgtcaaaggagtctgctgatttggttttttcatcttggagaaggtggaattttcttttttCTCTGgattgtggtgcttcaggaggtttggcactgctttggaataattataatattgaggtacagttagtggtaTCTACTACAAAtcggatgttggctttagttataagcaagattttgaaggttaaattttggctttttaacatttatgctccgtcaagaattcaagggaagagtaagttatggggtgaattaaagaggatttcttctcccttaaaaaatggttcctttattatctttgggggtggttttaatgctatcacttatttagatgagaaaagaggaggtgttttccctaataaaaggattatggatgactttggggatttcatttctgatatgagcctttttgattgtaagtctcagaatggggttttcacatggacaaacatgagaagggatttttcttagattgctgagagattagattggtttttgttatctgagaattggattgattcagattttgaattcttttcctctattctaccaatCTCGGGTTCTgattattttccaatttccctttcaattATTGAGGATAggacttcttttaagtctccatttaaatttgagcccatgtggtttagggattcttcctttttgcctctgcttatgaaatggtagaattctgctcctttttgttctgggtcccgtatgtttcatattgctaagaagttaagttatttgaaattgaatattagggaatggaatatctcgcagtttaagaacattttttaggagaaacaaaggattcaagatatgattgagtgtcttaatactcatgtgcttcaacatggtatgttgccacaagtttttgatgaattgaagtcactaaaattacagcttgaggaggtgttagctagagaggaaatctattggagatagaaatctagagagttatggctttcaaatggtgacaggaacacaaaaaaatttcattcttcaactaagattaaaagatgtaagaataagatatcttgtattcagtgttagaatgagaatttattgacagagccataGGACATTTCTTcaaaggcagttaggttttttaagtcattattatcttcagaaaatggaaatctcagaaatgatattatatctaatattcctcctttagtatctttggaagacaataagatgttaatgtctcccttttccttagaagaagttaagagtgttgtctttgccatgaattcGGATAAAGCCTCGGGACCACATGGTTTTACTCCTTTagttttttagaaatgttgggattttgtgggaaatgatgttttattggctctcgaggaagctaggagaaataggtctattttaaaagaacttaatactacaatgattgcaattattcctagaaaagaggatactaagacttttgctgacttccgccccattgctttatgtaacactttgtataagatatttatgaaggcaatttcccttaggttggcaaaaattctacctaggatcatttcattggagcaaggtggttttgttcccagaAGGGAGACGAcaaagggtgcaattgtagcatatgaggtgttgcattctatttccacccaaagaaccccaacCATGATACTTAaaatagacatgatgaaggcttatgatagagtagagtggggggctttatgtgctgttcttgagaagttaggtttttccaaggcctgggtcaaatggattcgtgcatgtatttcttctgcaagattctcgattttaattaatggttctccttgtggttttttcacttcctctaggggtttgagatagggagatcccctttctccctttttgtttattctcctagctaaaacctttagttgggctattagggctgctaaagtggggggctttggaaaggtataaggattcagaatattccccaaagtatttcccattgtctctttgcagatgatactctgttatttggacatgctttgttagttgaggcaaaagtgattaaaggaataatacaaaattatgcatcattttctggtcagaaagtgaatggtgataaatcaaagatttttttccttaatacaccacaactagttcaacataggttgcaatgcttttggggatttgagactagaaatcttccatgtacttaccttgggattcctttctttgttaaacaggataagattggtttttgggataagattatttcggtcatttctaaaagaattctctcatggaatcatagatggttaactttggcgggtaaaattgttcttatcaagtctgttttgaatgttgttcccatatatctcatgtctgttttgaagtctccaaaagtagctattgttagtttacaggatactcttagagattttctttggaacagtaataaagatggcaagaagaaactccctttagttgcatgggataaggtatgtttgcctaaggaacttgggggaacaggactttggagtctagagaatcagaattcagccttaggtgctaagttggtttggaaattatatgacaaacctagctccttatgggcacaaattatgtttgccaaatatttaaataatggactgagagagtacatttttaaagtctcaaatttgcctttgggttttgccatttggaatttcctttgtaaatgtagatcagttattttgcctcatctctcatggattgttcataatggtcgaaaggtcagattctaggatgaagtatggaatggacacacacctttggtgaatattagggattggtctcctcttatcactgttctttcctccctttggggtgtttttgtagcagatcattttgaaattgtgactagtggaccccttaagctagctagatggaagttgattgatttcttagatgttgatcaaaacatgaaattagattttgagaagattttgggggatagaatggcatttctttctgattctgaggatgaacttatttggacaaagaatatttctggtaagtacactgttaaagatggttacaactctcttatggttactaaagatttatcatcttggccttatcaattgttttggcattcggcttgtcttcctaaagatgGAGCCTTTACTCAGTTGGCAGtttaggatagagtccttacatgtatgagactagataggcttggtattatttgttttcccttgtgttctttgtaacaaaaatttggaatcttcttcacacctgttcctacattgtgattatgcttatgaatgttggcagtggttgtttgagaagttaaatatatcctttgttattggtaaggatctcatttcccattttagatcttggccctttatgtttgtctcatctttttatgcatgcctttggatcatatttccatctattgtgatttggaatgtttggctagagagaaacaataggatatttaaaaaaacaaggtctcatgtgtctgaggttctattaaaaatcgagtcttcaatctctaaggttgctttgtcgtttatttataagaatttggaaaatcttacttctttttcacactgggatagtagagttactagagtttggaagatgttgttAGTTTTACCCTCATGgttcaatttaaaaaaaacaatgatgcaataggtaagagatgctctgctagatggaaacctcctccgcgggggcactttaaactgaattttgatggggcctctcgtggtaaccttgggccggctggggtaggcatggtaatttatgatcacaatgcaaattttattcgagctaagtgtcatgctattggttttaaaactaacaattatgtggaatttcatgctttgtcttttggattggatatggcaatctctttgggaattaaggacttaataattgaaggtgattctatggtgattattcaatgtgttatgaaaaagaaatcaaattgttggaatttgcaatatatacttgatcccattttacaaaaaatagaattgtttgaatctttcttggtatctcattgttacagagaagttaataagattgcagattatttggcaaatttagccattgataacAATGCTAATCAGTGacaggtgggttttgaggaaattccttctagggtatgggaaggtttgtagcaatagttatgtgatttttttgagtaatgttgatgtaaaattttatgatgataattattcccgctttcccctttcatttcaagtattcatgttcattgtctagaggagagttcgagctcatggcatttgatacaatagtgtttttccaaaggttttttgatactttcttttttggcaggaaggtttttggctcatgggatttggcacagggctttagaaaattttgtcttcttccattgatagcagttgtggagtctacatttgaaaattatccgatggatTTTTTTGGCAATTGTCATATGGGCtttatgcaaaactgatattatatgtgttgtgaccgcattttgtatgtggttttgggcggggtgtataaactgatccgttagatactataagtttattttatgagctgtgaccggaggttttcttcccagggttctttcctcttgtatgctctttgaatcctgtgtaaaaaataaaaaatattaataaaaaagtttagtggaataatccacttttattgaaaaaataaaataaaattatacaaataaaaataaaattaaaattatacatctaataattataatatatttattaaaattataattatatatattaactTGTTTAATCTTAGATTTAAATTGTTATTACAAAGTACAAAGTAATCCACTTATCACATTGAAATTTGATTACATAACTatcttattaaatttattatttgcaCTACAAAATTAACACAACAAGTACTAGTCATTATGTGACACTTATTCCATATGATATTTTTATGACTGTTTAAGCTTGTGAGGTTACTCGGGTTCATTGGGTGCTTAAGAAAAAACAAAGCAAATACTAATAATGATCATCATAGTATAACCCTTTCTTTGTgtcatatttcatttttctttaaacTCCATTATGTGATAGCATTTCCATCTAACCATGGATGGATTCTTTCTAAAGACGCAAGAAAAACATAAAAGATTCTGAACTGAATAATGAAAATTTTTAACTAGTTTCTTCTTCACTTCTCTAGTTGAGCAAAAATGGAGTGCACCCAATAGTTCCACTTGATGCATTCTTTGTGATGGATTGATTGGTGGAATGTGTTTGCTCACTAAATTAGAAACATAATGTTGCAATTAGCATGATAGGTTCAGAAAATGGCAGCATAATGATATCAAAGAGTGGATTCTAAAAATCAGATGAGAAGCCTTCAATTTATAGATTTCTATTAAGAGAATCTATGGTCAAAATGCATTGTTTAATGAAAGGTTATGATTTGAAGAAGATGAAGGCATGGATTGAAGGCTTAGTCTTATGACAAGTGTCATATGAAATAGATGAGGATTAATGAGTTGAAAGACCTAGGCATTTGCACGTGTGAACAAGATGACATGTCTGATAGATATGCTGACACATGTGAGCAAAACAGTGGGAATAGGTGTAAGATGAAAAGGAGGCTACACATGTGTGAACAAGATAAGTGTAAAAGATATGCAGAATACACATGGATGAGCAAGATAAGTCTAAGAGATGTGGAGGTTACAAATGTGTTAAGGGCATGTTCACACATGTGAGCAAGTTAGGGACTCTTGTTTGGGGATGGCAAGTTGATGGCTAGAAttaaatgtacaaagattaaagaTGATGTAAATATTAGTGGAAATGTGAATAGGAATTCATTGGTCTTAATTaactaatcaaatattaattaattaacttggAAGAATTAGAAATTAAGACTaaggatttaatttaattaattagtctTAAAAAATTAATAGcttttaattaatctaattatttgTTGAAGCTTTGATATCCAGCAAATAGCTTCACCTGCAAGAGACATAACCTGAAGTAAATATTATATTGTCCAAATCAACTGCAAAATTTGAATCAACATAACCATGTACTAAATTACTACAACCATTATAGGTGATGCAATAATCACTAGCTTTTAAGATGAAGCACCCATTTCACTTTGTCCAATGCTCTTTACCTGAATTTGCCATGTACCTACTGACAACACAAACTACATGTGAAATATCCATGTCAAGGCTTCTATTTAAATTATCATCAAGGCAATTACAAGTGAAGCACTTTTGGTGAGTTCTGACATTACACAGACCAATCAAGAACTTATATCTACATAGATTGGCTTCTGGTATAGATAAAAGTTTAAAACCTAGAAATTGCTTCCTACCTCTTGTATAGCTTTATCTACAGTCTCTCTTCACATCTTTTAACTTACAACAATAGCAAAAGAATCACAATTACAAGAATAGAATCCCTATACACATATACACAATACATGACTGAACAGAGAGCTATGTAGTATGAACCTTTTCTTTTCATGGCTCAAAGATGTTTTTGCcacatttgcatttccatatcTCAGGATAATAGTCTGCTTCACTCCCTTTAACTGAATTAAAAGTTGGTTTCTGGTGGTACCGGTGATTAACAATAAAGAGAACTGGCACACAGGGCCTGCACCCCTTGCATTTGTCTCTACAATTTGGTGGTCTGGAGCCTGACAATATTGATGCCCCAATTGCCCCACCCTTACTCCCATCATTCCTCACCATTTCCTTCAGCAATGCAGTTCAATACAGGTCAGTAATCTTTTTGGAGTCCCAAGATAATCTATGAAGGATTTGTCTTGAAATCAATAATGCACATAAGGGTTTTTAGTGTCCATTAGTTAAGGGTTTTTACTGTCCATGGGCTTAAAAATTGTGAATTGGGTTAATATTAAGGAATTATATTCTAATCAATTATTTGCTATCTTTTCATAATAGATCATAGAATGTGATCCAAACAAATATTAACTAAATTCAAACATTTATTTTCCTACCCAATTAACAATGTACTCAACTGTAAGCCTGATAAAAGACATACCTGAGATGTTCTTCCCTGGGCATCTGCGTTATAAAACCCATAAAAGAAATTCAATCATTTCAGCTTCTCTATCAAACTATAGGGCAGCTCAGCTAATAAGGAACTATATTCTAGAATCATTACCTTCAACGCCCTATAAACAGCAGTAAGAAAAATTACAAGTATTTTGAACCAGTTACCTTCGAAGTTCAATAAACCTAGTAGAAGAATGAGCAAGGTCATTATCCTCAGAAGTCTGCAAGCCTGGAATGCACACGATACAGATTCCATAAGGGCTTACTGTCGTTGGGAAAGTTATGCTGCAAAGTTAAAATTTGACAGTGAATTAGGGTTTTTAAATTTACAGCAATCCAAATACCCAAATATAATCAGAATTCGAATGCAAGTCTATTCAATTCAGTTCAGATATtttatacccttcattacacacCCATCACAAATACTGGACAAAACTGTTTTCCACCCAATTAGCAATCAACAAGTCTACCCTTCATTATTTACCCATCATTACTACTGGAGAGAAAAGTGTTTTCCACCCAAAGACAATTCTATGGTCGTAGtggtttttttaaagttttttgtaATGTGGGTTTGTTATTTCATCATTTATTTTTTCAGGTCTTTTATGAATTTAAGGTCTGTTTTTTCATAAGTTTTTGTCTATTATTCTGGTTTATGTTTTCTTTTGATATACAAGATTTCAGAATCCTttcaaaaccctccttcaattCATAACCCAGTTCAAAAACATTTATCTAATAAAAACATGTTTGaaacaaaagtgaaataaaaaacAGAATGATAAGTTTTGTGAAGTATTTTCTGAATTTTAAAGTCTGTTTTTTCATAAATTTGTCTCTTGttcttatttattatttatcttctttttttttatcagtaaaggcaGAGTGAGTCCATATATTGATTTTAGATAAAAACAGTGCATACATACATGAGTGATAAAGGATCATAAACCTGATGTATGCAAATGAAACCATTCTCTGCACTTTCGAGAATAAATTTCAAAGCAAAACAAAACCCTAtacatcatcttcaatcatttcaaAAAACTATTAAAGTTTATGTCATCGAAGATCAAAATTAACTTTCAAATATAAGTTTAAGTAGCGGATTCTCAACCGCAAATTAAAACAGAGAATTTTTGACATATCTAATAGCCAAAACATTAACAGAACCAGTATCCAGCTATAAGCATCTAAATGTCTAAAACCAGAACCGGAATATAAAACCTATCTTTCAAACCAGAATAtaagtttatttattatttatcttgatttacatgatttctgaattttaaaatctattttttcataaaattttatcttttatctttattTATGTTTTATCTTGATTTACAAGATTTCAAAATCCTTTCAAAACCCGCCAATGCATAACCCAGACCAAAAACATTTATCTAATAAAAACAGAAGTAAAACCAAAAGCAGAATGATAAAAATGTCTAATTCATGTCAATAAAAGGGTTTCCTATGGCATGAGTATTTCTCTAATTAATATCTCAGAACACTGTCTTTGACTTGAGAAAGTCAAAATTCCTgaacataaacatacatatacagCTACAGACATCAGACATTCTGCAATTGTAACTTTCATACAAGCAAAAAGAAGACTAAAAATGGGCTTACCAAAACCTGACTATATATTCATTGTTCTACATGGTATGGACTAAGAAACCAATTAAAAGAGGATAATGCTTAACAAAATGCCTGCGGACTGCTGGCTTTTGAGCTTAACAGTGTGTAGAATATGTTACAGatttattgttgttattttttattttgattgtgtaatgtttTATACTAATATTTGGAATCGCATTTTGTAATCTATCATCTTTCTATTTTTTGAGTATTCTATtgttctgatgatggatcacaatgAGTAATTCACAATGAATAATCCAACATTGATACAATCAAAATCAGAAACAACAACAATAACTATCATGAATTGTAGAAAAATTAATACATATGTTTGAGATATTTTCTTACCTACAATTCACTGATTCTTCCCCAGAGAAAATCGATTGATGGGCTAGTTACAGAGTAGAAAATCTGCTATAAGATCAGAACAAACAGCAAACAGTGCAGGCATAATTTGACAGAAATAATTTCAATGTGGAAGAGAAAAAATGGTAGGAATTAATAAGAAAGTAAAGTCTACAGAGCAGAACAGAACAGACAAACGGTCGACTGGACGTTAGCTTCTGCAACACTCCATCCTGTTAACAAATTCATGGGAATCATAAGCACAAGCACTATTTTAAGACATGAAATGCTATATTTAAATCCGTGTTGATTCCCAATACAGTTTGGGAAGTTTGTGTAATGGGCAATAGTCAATTTTGCTCATCGCTACCGTAAAATTCATCATTCAGCTTAAACCACGAAGGCGTAGAAAAACAATTGATAATGCCAGCTTTCATGGGTACTCTAAAATATCTTGTGACTGATGCAGAGAAATTGTTTTTTATTGGGTATTCAATTCCCCAGATCATCTACTCCACTGGTTTTTTATTAAATCAAACCATTTTCACATGAAACAGGGGATCCAGCGTTAAATACATCCAAATTTTAAAGATGTTGTGATTTGTTTCTTGAATATTGGGATTTGGATGAGTATGCCACACATTGAAATTTGAATGTCATTCAGGATGAGGATGGtaaaatgaagatgaaattttaCAAGTATTCTGATGATATAAGATTACCTATTCTAATGAACAAGTTGAAAAGATGTTGTAATTTATTTTCTGAGTTCTGATTTCATATAAGTTATTTGGGATTTGGATGAGCATGACAGTCACATTGAATGCCACTTAAAATAAGGATTGCAAAATGAAGATAATATGTTAATGATTTATTCAATAGAAAAGTACCAATCATTTAATATCAATATTTGCAAATTCATAATATAAAAAAACTCTATAAAACATTGTGCCTCTTAATCATTTAAGATTACACATTCTAATGAACAAGCTTTTTTGTTATTTAGAATTAAATTACTTTAAATAATTGTAAGGGAAAATAGCACTTTTCCTAATGTTAAATTAACTAAATAcatctaatttacaaaaatattggAATTTGTTTATTGAATCCCAATTTTCATATAGGGGAAGaacaccaatagataacatagttccaatttgtgcaccactattggaacatttgtgcaccactattgggacatttgtcaacaagtactagcgattttgagttgactgttactggaacatc
The nucleotide sequence above comes from Cryptomeria japonica chromosome 11, Sugi_1.0, whole genome shotgun sequence. Encoded proteins:
- the LOC131069652 gene encoding polygalacturonase-like isoform X1: MESVSCAFQACRLLRIMTLLILLLGLLNFEDAQGRTSQEMVRNDGSKGGAIGASILSGSRPPNCRDKCKGCRPCVPVLFIVNHRYHQKPTFNSVKGSEADYYPEIWKCKCGKNIFEP
- the LOC131069652 gene encoding polygalacturonase-like isoform X2, with product MTLLILLLGLLNFEDAQGRTSQEMVRNDGSKGGAIGASILSGSRPPNCRDKCKGCRPCVPVLFIVNHRYHQKPTFNSVKGSEADYYPEIWKCKCGKNIFEP